Proteins from one Agelaius phoeniceus isolate bAgePho1 chromosome 10, bAgePho1.hap1, whole genome shotgun sequence genomic window:
- the MINDY4B gene encoding inactive ubiquitin carboxyl-terminal hydrolase MINDY-4B has product MASGTPAQPRGAQGQPHGRRDPGTAQDPNKCPPRQVSPGLRTPRLPVWLCSLSGRHSVLFGTDSRLLSDWKAERIFHLYFYSGQQEQTQTAHLTIDTHSHHWEEAQREGPCSPGRRRPALEMAIRTKWAGATVSWNGTDPFF; this is encoded by the exons ATGGCCAGCGGGACCCCggcacagcccaggggagcacagggacagccccacgGCCGGCGGGACCCCGGCACAGCCCAGGATCCCAACAAGTGTCCCCCTAGGCAGGTGAGCCCCGGGCTGCGGACGCCCCGGCTGCCcgtgtggctgtgcagcctctcGGGCAGGCACAGCGTGCTCTTCGGCACCGACAGCCGGCTGCTCTCCGACTGGAAAGCCGAGAGAATTTTCCACCTGTACTTCTacagtgggcagcaggagcagaccCAAACTGCCCACCTGACGATAG ACACTCATTCGCATCACTGGGAAGAGGCTCAGAGAGAaggcccctgcagcccagggaggaggcGCCCAGCCCTGGAGATGGCAATCAGGACCAAGTGGGCAGGTGCAACCGTCAGCTGGAACGGGACAGACCCTTTCTTCTGA
- the SIAH2 gene encoding E3 ubiquitin-protein ligase SIAH2, with translation MSRPSSAGPGPSKPCGKQQQHAPSPAAVLPGTGGASPPPPPPPPLPPPQQQQQQQQELTSLFECPICFDYVLPPILQCQAGHLVCKQCRQQLSLCPTCRGSLTPNIRNLAMEKVASAVLFPCKYATTGCSLTLHHTEKPKHEAICEYRPYSCPCPGTSCDWEGSLEAVMSHLMHAHKSITTLQGEDIIFLATDINLPGAVDWVMMQSCFGQHFMLVLKKQEKCEGHQQFFATVLLIGTRKQAENFQYRLELHGSCHRLTWEASPCSIHDGVLVAIRNSNCLVFDTATAHLFADNGNLGINVTISMCCP, from the exons ATGAGCCGCCCGTCctccgccggccccggccctaGCAAGCCTTGcggcaagcagcagcagcacgccCCGTCCCCCGCCGCCGTCCTGCCGGGGACCGGCGGGGCTTCTCCGCcgcctccccctcctcctcctcttcctcccccccagcagcagcaacagcagcagcaggagctgaccTCTCTCTTCGAGTGCCCCATCTGCTTCGACTATGTCCTGCCGCccatcctgcagtgccaggccGGGCACCTGGTGTGCAAGCAATGCCGGCAGCAGCTGAGCCTCTGTCCCACCTGCCGGGGCTCCCTCACCCCCAACATCAGGAACCTGGCCATGGAGAAGGTGGCCTCGGCTGTCCTCTTCCCGTGCAAG TATGCCACAACAGGCTGCTCCCTGACCCTCCACCACACAGAAAAGCCAAAACATGAAGCCATCTGTGAGTACCGTCCCTACTCCTGCCCGTGCCCCGGTACCTCCTGTGACTGGGAGGGATCCTTGGAAGCCGTGATGTCCCACCTCATGCACGCCCACAAAAGCATTACCACCCTTCAGGGAGAAGACATCATTTTCCTTGCCACAGACATTAACCTGCCAGGGGCAGTGGACTGGGTGATGATGCAGTCGTGCTTTGGTCAGCACTTCATGCTGGTGCTGAAGAAACAGGAGAAGTGCGAAGGTCACCAGCAGTTTTTTGCCACCGTGCTGCTCATTGGCACCCGTAAGCAGGCAGAGAACTTTCAGTACAGACTGGAGCTGCACGGCAGCTGCCACCGGCTGACCTGGGAGGCATCTCCCTGCTCCATCCACGACGGCGTGCTCGTGGCCATCCGCAACAGCAACTGCCTCGTTTTTGATACAGCCACTGCACACCTCTTTGCTGACAACGGAAACCTCGGCATCAACGTGACAATTTCTATGTGTTGCCCATGA